The Streptomyces kanamyceticus genome window below encodes:
- a CDS encoding RDD family protein — protein MSAPTPAPGDDRPREGYYPDPSIPGYVRYWNGAAWVPGTSRPAPTDGEPLPAPPGAAHVAPAAPVFPAPAEETGPVFFDEEPAAAAPAAEPASGPAPDADDPAQHGSRPEPASAWGADATRQSGLGSEAERRISWGAQGQSDPRVPSDAAPRAQAPGTPATPEAPEPVAPPASPASPTAPAPADDHSNPGTVAIRAMKPGAPKPPTGEGTVTFRRPTGPVRPAGSATPAASGGTEGTMAIRALRPKSASVPPQAAAPAQPQPQSQPQPQSQPAVPQQGGAPSAAPSPVTAGPGGGSPSWAQQVHQLAGPGGQAAPAPGADGQPVVPWKPVASDPFGALAQAQASARPAGLGRRLAARLVDTVVLVAVTGAAALPLGAKAADHVDSKIDVAKMSGEKTTVWLLDGTTAGYLGLVLAVLLLFGVVYEALPTAKWGRTLGKKVCGIDVRDIEGHETPTFGAALRRWLVYSVPGVLVIGVVGVLWCLFDRPWKQCWHDKAANTFVAG, from the coding sequence ATGAGCGCCCCAACTCCGGCCCCAGGCGACGACAGGCCCCGCGAAGGCTACTACCCGGATCCGTCCATTCCCGGATATGTCCGGTACTGGAACGGTGCCGCCTGGGTGCCCGGTACGAGCCGTCCCGCGCCCACCGACGGCGAACCCCTGCCCGCGCCGCCCGGAGCGGCTCATGTGGCCCCGGCGGCCCCGGTGTTCCCCGCGCCCGCCGAGGAGACCGGGCCCGTCTTCTTCGACGAGGAACCGGCGGCCGCCGCACCTGCGGCCGAACCCGCGTCCGGGCCCGCCCCCGACGCCGACGACCCGGCGCAGCACGGCTCGCGCCCCGAGCCCGCGTCCGCCTGGGGGGCCGACGCCACCCGGCAGTCCGGCCTCGGCAGCGAGGCCGAGCGCCGCATCTCCTGGGGCGCCCAGGGACAGAGCGACCCGCGCGTGCCGAGCGACGCGGCGCCTCGCGCGCAGGCGCCGGGGACTCCGGCAACCCCCGAGGCCCCCGAGCCCGTCGCGCCTCCCGCTTCTCCTGCTTCCCCCACGGCTCCCGCTCCCGCCGACGACCACAGCAACCCCGGAACCGTCGCGATCCGCGCCATGAAGCCGGGTGCGCCGAAGCCGCCGACGGGCGAGGGCACCGTGACGTTCCGCCGCCCGACGGGTCCGGTGCGGCCCGCGGGCTCCGCCACGCCCGCCGCGTCCGGCGGCACCGAAGGCACCATGGCGATCCGCGCGCTGCGGCCCAAGTCCGCCTCCGTACCGCCGCAGGCGGCCGCGCCCGCGCAGCCCCAGCCTCAGTCCCAACCTCAGCCCCAGTCCCAGCCCGCCGTCCCGCAGCAGGGCGGTGCCCCCTCGGCCGCCCCCTCGCCCGTCACCGCGGGACCCGGCGGCGGCTCGCCCTCCTGGGCCCAGCAGGTCCACCAGCTCGCGGGCCCCGGGGGCCAGGCCGCCCCCGCGCCCGGCGCCGATGGACAGCCCGTCGTGCCGTGGAAGCCCGTTGCCAGCGACCCGTTCGGCGCGCTCGCGCAGGCCCAGGCGTCGGCCAGGCCCGCCGGGCTCGGCAGGCGGCTCGCGGCGCGGCTCGTCGACACCGTCGTCCTGGTCGCCGTCACCGGCGCCGCGGCGCTGCCGCTCGGCGCCAAGGCCGCCGACCACGTCGACAGCAAGATCGACGTGGCCAAGATGTCCGGCGAGAAGACCACGGTCTGGCTGCTCGACGGCACCACCGCGGGCTACCTCGGCCTCGTCCTCGCCGTCCTGCTGCTCTTCGGCGTCGTGTACGAGGCGCTGCCCACCGCCAAGTGGGGCCGCACCCTCGGCAAGAAGGTGTGCGGGATCGACGTGCGGGACATCGAGGGGCACGAGACGCCGACGTTCGGGGCGGCGCTGCGCCGGTGGCTGGTGTACAGCGTCCCCGGCGTCCTCGTGATCGGTGTCGTGGGCGTGCTGTGGTGCCTCTTCGACAGGCCCTGGAAGCAGTGCTGGCACGACAAGGCGGCAAATACGTTCGTCGCGGGATGA
- a CDS encoding RDD family protein, with translation MSTEPPQYPPPDDDPFKKQPPQQPPQQPPQGGGSPYDAPPPGGGSPYGSPPPGDGGGSPYGTPPPPPPYGGDPYGSAGGPGGYGGQDPLAGMPPLAESGKRVLARIIDMILVGIVVGLLSWLFGTAEYDIDPDKVNTGKSFGQSLLAAVLYIAYDSFMISKSGQTLGKKWLGMRVANLNDGATPTLQTALARAAVLWLPFAFCCACIWTAICGGWSFFDKPYKQGLHDKAAKTVVVSA, from the coding sequence ATGAGCACCGAACCGCCGCAATACCCGCCCCCGGACGACGACCCGTTCAAGAAGCAGCCCCCACAGCAGCCTCCGCAGCAGCCCCCGCAGGGCGGCGGCTCCCCGTACGACGCCCCGCCACCCGGCGGCGGTTCCCCCTACGGGAGCCCACCCCCGGGAGACGGCGGCGGCTCCCCCTACGGCACTCCGCCGCCGCCCCCGCCCTACGGCGGCGATCCCTATGGCTCAGCCGGGGGACCCGGCGGCTACGGCGGGCAGGACCCCCTCGCCGGGATGCCGCCACTGGCCGAGAGCGGAAAGCGGGTGCTCGCCCGCATCATCGACATGATTCTGGTGGGCATCGTCGTCGGCCTGCTGTCGTGGCTCTTCGGCACGGCCGAGTACGACATCGACCCGGACAAGGTGAACACGGGCAAGTCGTTCGGCCAGTCCCTGCTGGCCGCCGTGCTCTACATCGCGTACGACAGCTTCATGATCTCCAAGTCCGGGCAGACGCTCGGCAAGAAGTGGCTGGGCATGCGCGTCGCGAACCTCAACGACGGGGCGACGCCCACCCTGCAGACCGCGCTGGCCCGCGCGGCCGTCCTCTGGCTGCCGTTCGCGTTCTGCTGCGCCTGCATCTGGACGGCGATCTGCGGCGGCTGGAGCTTCTTCGACAAGCCCTACAAACAGGGCCTGCACGACAAGGCCGCGAAGACAGTGGTGGTCAGCGCCTGA
- a CDS encoding immune inhibitor A domain-containing protein: MTVRTRAFRATAVAVAMAAAAATYSAATATADSGTSGGAPAIDRQDPSRAKAQVDHDLDGPFSKQQAQQRKAALQQVVAGDAKVQKKGGSQVVKLDDKKYVELGREKTDKIFTILVEFGDKVDDTTMYDPDGPEGPEQPVKKYGGKPGPLHNKIAKPDRAKDNSTAWQKDYNQKHFQDLYFGKGKDSKGKQKESLKTYYEKTSSGRYSVDGEVSDWVKVDYNEARYGSNYCGDTNCPSVWDAVKDGVTAWTKDQKAQGRTDAQIKADLAKYDLWDRYDFDGDGDFNEPDGYIDHFQIVHAGEDESAGGGAEGTNALWAHRWYAYGNDAGKTGPGNNKAGGTQIGDSGIWVGDYTMQPENGGLGVFAHEYGHDLGLPDLYDTTGKGENSVGFWSLMSAGSWLGTGKDSIGDLPGDMTAWDKFQLGWLDYAKAKAATTSEHKLGVSEYNTRHRQALVVDLPKKPVTTTVTKPTEGSKQWWSDQGDDLKNTLTRSVDLTGKSKADLSLDGWWDIEANYDWLYTEVSTDGGANWTPVDGTADGKPIPRDAGDKPALTGASAKYKKLVFPLDAYAGKKIDVRFRYSTDGGAGGKGFAADALAVTADGTKLFEDGAEGDDNGWTAKGFSRIGESFTKKYDQYYLAENRQYVSYDKTLKVGPYNFGSKARPDWVEHYPYQTGLMVWQWDTSQKDNNTSAHPGEGLILPVDAHAKPLKWADGTVLRNKIQPFDAPFSKFATDKLTLHNADVALKVKSQKGVPVFDDRKGTYWYKENPTGSVKVTDTNTQIKIIKQPKDGSTITVQVGPSTK, translated from the coding sequence GTGACAGTCAGAACACGGGCGTTCAGAGCCACCGCGGTGGCCGTGGCGATGGCCGCGGCCGCCGCGACGTACTCGGCGGCGACCGCGACGGCCGACAGCGGCACCTCGGGCGGGGCGCCGGCCATCGACCGGCAGGACCCCTCGAGGGCCAAGGCCCAGGTCGACCACGACCTGGACGGGCCGTTCAGCAAGCAGCAGGCGCAGCAGCGCAAGGCCGCCCTGCAGCAGGTCGTCGCGGGTGACGCCAAGGTCCAGAAGAAGGGCGGCTCCCAGGTCGTCAAGCTCGACGACAAGAAGTACGTCGAGCTCGGCAGGGAGAAGACCGACAAGATCTTCACGATCCTGGTGGAGTTCGGGGACAAGGTCGACGACACGACCATGTACGACCCGGACGGTCCCGAGGGCCCCGAGCAGCCGGTCAAGAAATACGGCGGCAAGCCGGGTCCCCTGCACAACAAGATAGCCAAGCCGGACCGTGCCAAGGACAACAGCACGGCCTGGCAGAAGGACTACAACCAGAAGCACTTCCAGGACCTGTACTTCGGGAAGGGCAAGGACTCCAAGGGCAAGCAGAAGGAGTCCCTGAAGACCTACTACGAGAAGACCTCGTCGGGCCGCTACTCGGTCGACGGTGAGGTCTCCGACTGGGTCAAGGTCGACTACAACGAGGCCCGTTACGGCTCGAACTACTGCGGCGACACCAACTGCCCGAGCGTCTGGGACGCGGTCAAGGACGGCGTGACCGCCTGGACCAAGGACCAGAAGGCCCAGGGCCGTACGGACGCGCAGATCAAGGCGGACCTGGCCAAGTACGACCTCTGGGACCGCTACGACTTCGACGGCGACGGCGACTTCAACGAGCCCGACGGCTACATCGACCACTTCCAGATCGTCCACGCGGGCGAGGACGAGTCGGCCGGCGGCGGCGCCGAGGGCACCAACGCCCTGTGGGCGCACCGCTGGTACGCGTACGGCAACGACGCGGGCAAGACCGGCCCCGGCAACAACAAGGCCGGTGGCACCCAGATCGGCGACTCGGGCATCTGGGTCGGCGACTACACGATGCAGCCGGAGAACGGCGGACTCGGTGTCTTCGCCCACGAGTACGGCCACGACCTCGGTCTGCCCGACCTGTACGACACCACGGGCAAGGGCGAGAACTCGGTCGGCTTCTGGTCGCTGATGTCGGCGGGCTCCTGGCTCGGCACCGGCAAGGACTCGATCGGTGACCTGCCGGGCGACATGACCGCCTGGGACAAGTTCCAGCTGGGCTGGCTCGACTACGCCAAGGCCAAGGCCGCGACGACCTCCGAGCACAAGCTGGGCGTCTCCGAGTACAACACCAGGCACCGTCAGGCGCTCGTCGTCGACCTGCCGAAGAAGCCCGTCACCACCACGGTCACCAAGCCCACCGAGGGCTCCAAGCAGTGGTGGAGCGACCAGGGCGACGACCTCAAGAACACCCTGACGCGGTCCGTCGACCTGACCGGCAAGTCCAAGGCCGACCTCTCCCTTGACGGTTGGTGGGACATCGAGGCCAACTACGACTGGCTGTACACCGAGGTCTCCACGGACGGCGGCGCCAACTGGACGCCGGTGGACGGCACCGCGGACGGCAAGCCGATCCCGCGCGACGCCGGTGACAAGCCCGCGTTGACCGGCGCCTCGGCCAAGTACAAGAAGCTGGTCTTCCCGCTCGACGCCTACGCGGGCAAGAAGATCGACGTCCGCTTCCGCTACTCCACGGACGGCGGCGCGGGCGGCAAGGGCTTCGCGGCCGACGCCCTCGCGGTCACCGCGGACGGCACCAAGCTCTTCGAGGACGGCGCCGAGGGCGACGACAACGGCTGGACGGCGAAGGGCTTCTCGCGCATCGGCGAGTCCTTCACCAAGAAGTACGACCAGTACTACCTCGCCGAGAACCGCCAGTACGTGTCGTACGACAAGACCCTCAAGGTCGGCCCGTACAACTTCGGTTCGAAGGCCCGTCCCGACTGGGTGGAGCACTACCCGTACCAGACCGGCCTGATGGTCTGGCAGTGGGACACCTCGCAGAAGGACAACAACACCAGCGCGCACCCCGGCGAGGGCCTGATCCTTCCGGTCGACGCGCACGCCAAGCCGCTGAAGTGGGCGGACGGCACGGTTCTGCGCAACAAGATCCAGCCGTTCGACGCGCCGTTCAGCAAGTTCGCGACGGACAAGCTCACGCTCCACAACGCGGACGTCGCGCTGAAGGTCAAGTCCCAGAAGGGCGTCCCGGTCTTCGACGACCGCAAGGGCACCTACTGGTACAAGGAGAACCCCACGGGAAGTGTCAAGGTCACTGACACCAACACTCAGATCAAGATCATCAAGCAGCCCAAGGATGGCTCGACGATCACGGTCCAGGTGGGTCCCTCCACGAAGTAA
- a CDS encoding isochorismatase family protein, protein MRRALIVVDVQNDFCEGGSLAVVGGADVAAAITELIGQAPAGYRHIVATRDHHVDPGAHFSDHPDYVDSWPPHCVAGTEGVGFHPNFAPAVASGAIDTVFDKGSYSAAYSGFEGTDENGVFLADWLRERGITEVDVVGLATDHCVRATAVDAAREGFRTTVLLDLTAGVAEATTEAAVAELRSAGVELTGKPVM, encoded by the coding sequence ATGCGCCGCGCACTGATCGTCGTCGACGTACAGAACGACTTCTGTGAAGGCGGCAGCCTCGCGGTCGTCGGCGGGGCGGACGTGGCCGCCGCCATCACCGAGCTCATCGGCCAGGCCCCGGCCGGTTACCGGCACATCGTGGCCACCCGCGACCACCACGTCGACCCCGGCGCCCACTTCTCCGACCACCCGGACTACGTCGACTCGTGGCCGCCGCACTGCGTGGCGGGCACGGAGGGCGTCGGCTTCCACCCGAACTTCGCCCCCGCCGTCGCCTCCGGCGCGATCGACACGGTCTTCGACAAGGGGTCCTACTCGGCGGCGTACAGCGGCTTCGAGGGCACCGACGAGAACGGGGTGTTCCTCGCGGACTGGCTGCGGGAGCGGGGGATCACGGAGGTGGACGTGGTGGGACTCGCCACGGACCACTGCGTTCGGGCCACCGCGGTGGACGCGGCTCGGGAGGGGTTCAGGACCACCGTCCTGCTGGACCTGACCGCGGGGGTCGCCGAGGCGACCACGGAGGCGGCTGTCGCCGAGTTGCGGTCGGCCGGGGTCGAGCTCACCGGGAAGCCCGTCATGTGA
- a CDS encoding nicotinate phosphoribosyltransferase encodes MNTADLGLPVDVPSTALFTDQYELTMLQAALKAGTSERRSVFEVFTRRLPEGRRYGVVAGTGRVLDAVENFRFDADVINFLRERGIVDEPTLQWLSSYRFGGDIWGYPEGEVYFPGSPVLRVEGSFAECVLLETVILSILNHDSAIAAAASRMSSAAGERPLIEMGARRTHELAAVAASRAAYVGGFATTSDLAAGFRYDIPTVGTSAHAFTLLHDNERDAFQAQVDSLGPGTTLLVDTYDVTEAVRTAVEVAGPELGAVRIDSGDLLLVAHRVRKELDELGATKTKIVVTSDLDEYAIASLAAAPVDAYGVGTQLVTGSGHPTCSMVYKLVARAHSADPKAPLEPVAKKSLGAKSSLGGRKWAARRTDEHGVAEAEVVGTGPVPTALADRQLLVQLVKGGEVVAREPLDTVRDRHAAARAGLPLSATQLSRGEAVIPTEYI; translated from the coding sequence ATGAACACAGCGGACCTTGGCCTGCCGGTGGATGTTCCGTCGACAGCGCTCTTCACGGACCAGTACGAGCTGACGATGCTGCAGGCCGCGCTGAAAGCGGGCACGAGCGAGCGGCGTTCGGTGTTCGAGGTCTTCACGCGCAGACTGCCCGAGGGCCGCCGCTACGGAGTGGTGGCGGGAACGGGCCGCGTCCTGGACGCCGTCGAGAACTTCCGGTTCGACGCCGACGTCATCAACTTCCTGCGCGAGCGCGGCATCGTCGACGAGCCGACCCTCCAGTGGCTCTCCTCGTACCGCTTCGGCGGCGACATCTGGGGCTACCCCGAGGGCGAGGTCTACTTCCCCGGCTCCCCGGTCCTGCGCGTCGAGGGCTCCTTCGCGGAGTGCGTGCTCCTGGAGACCGTGATCCTCTCCATCCTCAACCACGACTCGGCGATCGCGGCCGCCGCGTCCCGCATGTCGTCGGCCGCCGGTGAGCGCCCGCTGATCGAGATGGGCGCGCGCCGCACCCACGAACTGGCCGCCGTGGCCGCTTCCCGCGCCGCGTACGTCGGGGGCTTCGCGACCACGTCGGACCTCGCGGCGGGCTTCCGCTACGACATCCCCACCGTCGGCACCAGCGCCCACGCCTTCACCCTGCTGCACGACAACGAGCGCGACGCGTTCCAGGCCCAGGTCGACTCGCTCGGCCCCGGCACGACCCTGCTCGTGGACACGTACGACGTGACCGAGGCGGTCCGCACCGCCGTCGAGGTCGCCGGGCCCGAGCTCGGCGCGGTGCGCATCGACTCCGGGGACCTGCTCTTGGTCGCCCACCGGGTGCGCAAGGAGCTGGACGAGCTCGGCGCCACGAAGACGAAGATCGTCGTCACCTCCGACCTCGACGAGTACGCCATCGCCTCGCTCGCCGCCGCGCCCGTCGACGCGTACGGCGTGGGCACCCAGCTCGTCACCGGCTCCGGGCACCCCACCTGCTCCATGGTCTACAAGCTGGTGGCCCGCGCCCACTCGGCGGACCCCAAGGCGCCGCTCGAACCCGTCGCGAAGAAGTCGCTCGGCGCCAAGAGCTCCCTGGGCGGGCGCAAGTGGGCCGCGCGCAGGACCGACGAGCACGGCGTCGCCGAGGCCGAGGTCGTGGGCACCGGGCCCGTGCCCACCGCCCTCGCCGACCGGCAGCTCTTGGTCCAGCTGGTCAAGGGCGGCGAGGTGGTCGCCCGCGAGCCGCTGGACACGGTCCGCGACCGGCACGCCGCCGCGCGCGCGGGCCTGCCGCTCTCGGCGACGCAGCTGTCCCGCGGCGAGGCCGTCATTCCCACGGAATACATCTGA
- the clpS gene encoding ATP-dependent Clp protease adapter ClpS, translating into MGQVSTAPAEITRPDSDEEVHVVPEPDVPWITLVHNDPVNLMSYVTYVFQTYFGYSKEKSTKLMMDVHHKGRAVVSSGSREEMERDVQAMHGYGLWATLQQDRK; encoded by the coding sequence ATGGGGCAGGTGAGTACGGCTCCCGCAGAGATCACCCGACCCGATTCGGACGAAGAGGTACACGTCGTCCCCGAGCCGGACGTCCCCTGGATCACGCTCGTGCACAACGACCCCGTGAACCTGATGAGCTACGTGACGTATGTGTTCCAGACGTACTTCGGGTACTCCAAGGAGAAGTCCACGAAGCTGATGATGGACGTGCACCACAAGGGCCGCGCGGTCGTCTCCAGCGGCAGCCGCGAGGAGATGGAGCGCGACGTCCAGGCCATGCACGGCTACGGCCTCTGGGCCACCCTTCAGCAGGACCGCAAGTAG
- a CDS encoding DUF2017 domain-containing protein produces the protein MPGHFEPIPGGGAAVALDEVEISIIRSLAVQLLELIGPGPGGEPSDDPLAELFAEGPSEPPADPVMMRLLPDAYGGPGSEQGAVGDPEELRAYSAEFRRFTENDLRAKKRDDALVVIRSLDSMTASGDGGAVLKLSVEESRHWLGSLNDLRLAIGTRLDVSDEEDADLLYRLPDSDPRKPMVMAYLWLGGLQETLVGTLLEQ, from the coding sequence ATGCCAGGACACTTCGAACCCATCCCCGGGGGCGGCGCCGCCGTCGCGCTCGACGAGGTCGAGATCTCGATCATCCGCTCCCTCGCCGTGCAGCTCCTGGAGCTGATCGGCCCGGGACCTGGCGGTGAGCCCTCCGACGACCCGCTCGCCGAGCTCTTCGCCGAGGGCCCGAGCGAGCCGCCCGCCGACCCGGTGATGATGCGGCTGCTCCCCGACGCCTACGGAGGGCCCGGCAGCGAGCAGGGCGCCGTCGGCGACCCGGAGGAACTGCGCGCGTATTCGGCCGAGTTCAGGCGCTTCACGGAGAACGACCTGCGGGCCAAGAAGCGCGACGACGCCCTGGTCGTGATCCGCTCGCTGGACTCGATGACGGCGTCGGGCGACGGCGGAGCCGTCCTGAAACTGTCGGTCGAGGAGTCGCGGCACTGGCTCGGCTCGCTCAACGACCTGCGTCTCGCGATCGGCACGCGCCTCGACGTCTCCGACGAGGAGGACGCGGACCTGCTCTACCGCCTCCCCGACTCCGACCCGCGCAAGCCGATGGTGATGGCCTATCTGTGGCTCGGCGGACTGCAGGAAACGCTGGTCGGGACGTTGCTGGAGCAGTAG
- a CDS encoding amino acid permease has product MTSVQVEEHHDGNEAGQSAAGQSGEGEGYQRGLGARQIQMIAIGGAIGTGLFLGAGKAIHKAGPSLILAYAIAGLVIFFIMRALGELLMYRAVSGSFSEYAREFIGPFFGYVTGWTYWLFWVVTGITEVTAAAQYMQYWTHDSIPQWGYALIFTVILYGANLISVKLFGELEFWFSMVKVTAIIGMILICVGILTIGFSDAGDTASVTHLWDQGGFFPNGIGSTLMTLQIVMFAFLAVELVGVTAGESKDPKTVLPKAINTVPWRIAVFYVGALIMILSVVPWTEFVPGVSPFVAAFDKMGLGIGAAIVNFVVLTAALSSCNSGMYSTGRMLRDLAMNGQGPKFFTKLTKNGLPLVGTTFSAALMLVGVWINYQWPGEAFNYVVSFATISGMWAWIMILVCQIKYRRKADRGELPQSTFRAPGAPYTSWFALAFIGMVIVMMGIDKDARISLYAAPVWALILGVGYLVMQRRNTQVSGGGKAEPQDAVK; this is encoded by the coding sequence ATGACCTCAGTGCAGGTCGAAGAGCATCACGACGGCAATGAGGCCGGGCAGTCCGCCGCCGGGCAGTCCGGCGAGGGCGAGGGTTACCAGCGCGGGCTCGGGGCCCGGCAGATCCAGATGATCGCGATCGGCGGTGCCATCGGCACCGGCCTGTTCCTCGGCGCGGGCAAGGCCATTCACAAGGCCGGACCGAGCCTCATCCTGGCGTACGCCATCGCGGGCCTCGTCATCTTCTTCATCATGCGGGCCCTGGGCGAGCTGCTCATGTACCGCGCCGTGTCGGGCTCCTTCTCGGAGTACGCGCGTGAATTCATCGGCCCGTTCTTCGGGTACGTGACCGGCTGGACGTACTGGCTCTTCTGGGTCGTCACCGGCATCACGGAAGTCACGGCGGCCGCCCAGTACATGCAGTACTGGACACACGACTCCATTCCACAATGGGGATACGCGCTGATCTTCACGGTCATCCTCTACGGCGCCAACCTGATCTCCGTGAAGCTCTTCGGTGAGCTCGAGTTCTGGTTCTCGATGGTCAAGGTCACCGCGATCATCGGCATGATCCTGATCTGCGTCGGCATCCTCACCATCGGCTTCTCCGACGCCGGTGACACCGCCTCCGTCACCCACCTGTGGGACCAGGGCGGCTTCTTCCCCAACGGCATCGGCTCCACGCTGATGACGCTGCAGATCGTGATGTTCGCCTTCCTCGCCGTCGAGCTCGTCGGCGTCACCGCGGGCGAGTCCAAGGACCCGAAGACCGTCCTGCCCAAGGCCATCAACACCGTGCCGTGGCGCATCGCCGTCTTCTACGTCGGCGCGCTCATCATGATCCTCTCGGTCGTCCCGTGGACGGAGTTCGTGCCGGGCGTCTCGCCGTTCGTCGCCGCCTTCGACAAGATGGGCCTCGGCATCGGCGCGGCGATCGTCAACTTCGTCGTCCTGACGGCCGCGCTCTCCTCCTGCAACTCCGGCATGTACTCCACCGGCCGCATGCTGCGCGACCTGGCGATGAACGGCCAGGGCCCGAAGTTCTTCACCAAGCTCACGAAGAACGGCCTGCCGCTCGTCGGCACGACCTTCTCCGCCGCGCTGATGCTGGTCGGCGTCTGGATCAACTACCAGTGGCCGGGCGAGGCGTTCAACTACGTCGTCTCCTTCGCGACCATCTCCGGCATGTGGGCCTGGATCATGATCCTGGTCTGCCAGATCAAGTACCGCCGCAAGGCCGACCGCGGCGAGCTCCCGCAGTCCACCTTCCGGGCGCCGGGCGCCCCGTACACGAGCTGGTTCGCCCTCGCCTTCATCGGCATGGTGATCGTGATGATGGGCATCGACAAGGACGCGCGCATCTCGCTCTACGCGGCTCCGGTCTGGGCCCTGATCCTCGGCGTCGGCTACCTGGTCATGCAGCGCAGGAACACCCAGGTGTCCGGCGGCGGCAAGGCCGAGCCGCAGGACGCGGTGAAGTAG
- a CDS encoding Mov34/MPN/PAD-1 family protein has translation MLTITQALHDQIVAHARQDHPDEACGVVAGPEGTGRPERFIPMLNAARSPTFYEFDSTDLLKLYREMDDRDEEPVIVYHSHTATEAYPSRTDITYANEPGAHYVLVSTADTDDAGPFQFRSYRIVEGEVTEEEVKVVEAY, from the coding sequence ATGCTGACCATCACCCAGGCCCTCCACGACCAGATCGTCGCGCACGCGCGCCAGGACCACCCCGACGAGGCCTGCGGTGTGGTCGCGGGCCCGGAGGGCACCGGCCGCCCCGAGCGTTTCATCCCGATGCTGAACGCGGCCCGCTCGCCCACGTTCTACGAGTTCGACTCGACCGACCTCCTCAAGCTCTACCGCGAGATGGACGACCGCGACGAGGAGCCGGTGATCGTCTACCACTCGCACACCGCGACCGAGGCCTACCCCTCGCGCACCGACATCACCTACGCCAACGAGCCCGGCGCGCACTACGTCCTGGTCTCCACGGCGGACACCGACGACGCGGGCCCCTTCCAGTTCCGCTCCTACCGGATCGTCGAGGGCGAGGTCACCGAGGAAGAGGTAAAGGTCGTAGAGGCATACTGA
- a CDS encoding ABC transporter substrate-binding protein, with the protein MSRRHTGIRVLAAATLLVPLAACSSSDSGGDSEPAAKAAGFPYTVTNCGVKTTYEAPPKRAVTMNQHATEVMLELGLKDRMAGTAYLDDKVLPKYAKAYDSLPVVAKEYPSYEKLLAANPDFVYGGYASAFLAGDGRSRGALAKSGIESRLNIEGCAKRPVTMNDVFREVREVGATFGVRDRADTWVGGAERELAATAKKSKGKKPRSVFVYDSGDKTAFSVGGRGIGNDIIKRAGGRNILSHVDKSFADASWETVVDRNPETIVILDYGATTLAQKKKRLLDDPALADVPAIKNKSFAVLPLSDMVTGVRAPEAVRKLAAQL; encoded by the coding sequence ATGTCCCGACGTCACACCGGCATACGCGTGCTCGCCGCGGCCACCCTGCTCGTCCCGCTCGCCGCGTGCTCCTCGTCGGACTCCGGCGGTGACAGCGAGCCCGCCGCCAAGGCCGCGGGATTCCCGTACACCGTCACCAACTGCGGTGTGAAGACGACGTACGAGGCACCCCCGAAGCGCGCCGTCACCATGAACCAGCACGCCACCGAGGTGATGCTGGAACTCGGCCTCAAGGACCGCATGGCGGGGACCGCCTACCTCGACGACAAGGTCCTGCCGAAGTACGCGAAGGCATACGACTCCCTCCCCGTCGTCGCCAAGGAGTACCCCTCCTACGAGAAGCTGCTCGCCGCCAACCCCGACTTCGTGTACGGCGGTTACGCGAGCGCCTTCCTCGCGGGCGACGGACGAAGCCGCGGAGCGCTCGCCAAGTCCGGCATCGAGAGCCGCCTGAACATCGAGGGCTGCGCGAAGCGCCCCGTCACCATGAACGACGTCTTCCGCGAGGTCCGCGAGGTCGGCGCCACCTTCGGGGTGCGGGACCGCGCGGACACCTGGGTCGGCGGCGCCGAGCGCGAACTGGCCGCCACGGCGAAGAAGTCGAAGGGCAAGAAGCCCCGGTCCGTGTTCGTCTACGACAGCGGCGACAAGACGGCGTTCAGCGTCGGCGGCCGAGGCATCGGCAACGACATCATCAAGCGGGCGGGCGGCCGCAACATCCTCTCCCACGTCGACAAGTCCTTCGCCGACGCCTCTTGGGAGACGGTCGTGGACCGCAACCCCGAGACCATCGTGATCCTCGACTACGGCGCGACGACGCTGGCCCAGAAGAAGAAGCGCCTCCTCGACGACCCGGCCCTGGCCGACGTCCCCGCCATCAAGAACAAGAGCTTCGCGGTGCTGCCGCTTTCGGACATGGTGACGGGCGTACGAGCACCGGAGGCGGTGAGGAAGCTGGCGGCGCAGCTGTGA